Sequence from the Acropora muricata isolate sample 2 chromosome 10, ASM3666990v1, whole genome shotgun sequence genome:
CGTGCAAAACAGGAGTCACATGGCTCATACGCTAGATTCCCTCCCGGAACTCTGAAATCTTCTCAGTAGTTTCTTCAACTGTTAccacaataattgaagggctttGCGCAAAAACGTCCtcactgacattttgcgttttttcatTTGAGCTCAAAaatggctgactttttgcaagtgacccaacattatcaagaaaataagtgttctataatatttttggctggtttgttttttatttccaaaaattaacatatgcaataatgttgggtcacatgcaaaaagtcaaccacttttgagcacaacttaaaaaaaaccaaaatgtgagttaggacgtttttgcccagagcccttcaataggccaatttcgatatttgaaaatgcagctgtaaacaatagacctcagcatgaggctccggggaataaacgccacaaacactgtattttattccctggaacctcgtgctgaggtctattgtttacagctgaattataaaatatcgaaattggcctattatCATTACATCAAGATAATATCTGAAGCCCACTTAGCAATAATCCTAAAATAACAATTTACAGATGAACCCATAAACTCCACTGGTACAGAAGTTAATTTAGATCACTGCTTCCACGAGATTTCCTTAAATGGCACTGCCCATGGGCTGAAAACAATGTAAGCAATAATTTGACAGGCAACTAATGTAGCAAGATATAAACTCACCACAATGTTCTGGAATATGACCATTTAACAGCCCAAGAGCATGTGCTTTCTTAATGATATCCCAAGGGTACTGCAAAATGAACATCACCTAAGCAACCAAACACTAACAagcaaaataaacttcaaaaggctctttttttaaaaatcaatTTCAAGGATTCTTCTAGAAATAAAACAAcatacaattaaaaaaataataatcatattgaAATTACTTGAAATTAGTTTAATTTTGAATTCtaaccacaataataataattattattattacgcaTCATTATAGTTAGGAGAGAGAAAATTAGAAATGGTAATACTGTAGGAAAGAGTGGAGTCCAACTCGGTCTGTAACCATATGAGTGATTAACATAATCGGACGACCACATAGCGGGAGTCTGATTTgtttaatcacgagtatgataACAGTCCAAAATGGATGACACGCAGTCCTGTTAccaataattaataaaaatcaTTACAATTTGAGAAAACAAATGCATCCCTTTTTTGTAAAAGAGCTTTTAATACCAAGTATTGAAAGAAATACATCACAAATTCATCCACTTTAATAGAGTCAGTGGTTCTTATGTTTATTGTGATAAAgtatgtgattggtggattaagcCGAGTGCACTTAATATGGTTGGCTGATGaaactgtccgatttcaggTATCcaattacagccaactgtctgATTTCACTGTCCAATTTCAATCAGGgttacacaataataattacaagtaaaaaataaagtagTTAATGTACtaatcaaatttgagaaaattgtaatggttatgattaaagAAGCATTCTTGTCTCGGTAGTAATATGACACCATAATGCAAATCACCAATTAGgtcataaataagggctgttaacaaccaatcatattcaagcattttgttatttttgacaCAATTAAGAATTGAGTTAGACTGAAATAATTTAAACTAACTTCAATTGTGACCTACAACAAAAAATAAGATCTAAAGTTATCTTGGCAGCACCTCTAAACAATATAACCTAGagtaataaaatttgaaaagaatgtgAATATTGACCTCGCCAGTCCTATCATGTTCAGCTGCAACTGGAATGATTTCCTCATAGCAAAATTTTCTGGCCATATCCTGAAGTTGCTGCAACTCCTCGGACAATTCTATGGGACACAAATCAAGGCAAAAAAGGAAAGTgtaatttttcaataattattagtcctTCACACTGATGTTTAACTGGTTAATATGGcttgaattcatttttgaaCTCACTTTATTCTCTTTCATTTGAGTGCAATGGtttataagaaaataaaatgagctTTACCAAAATTAAGGCCAGAATTGAATGAAGAGGTTTCCAGCTTTAAAGCCTCTGCACTGAACTTTGACTTCTGAAACAGGagtaaaataaatttttactTGGCACTCATTTCAAAGctcatttgttgaaaaaaaattaaaaaaaaacatacaccACTTTTTGAAGAGACCCGCAGGATGGTTCATGACATTCCACTGTCTCAAGGcccaagaaaaatgaaaatgtattCAAAGTGAGTGGCAAAATGACACTGTTACTTCAAACCTTTTTAGTTGTTgtgtaagcttctttttttttttttgcttcatcTTATAACATCAAAAGTAACTTCGAATGTGTAGGCGAGTTGACTTTGGTGTGGGCGATGCGACCAACATTCGCCAGACAAATGCAGCTAGAATTGGCTAATGCATCATGTAACAATTATATGGTAAAAAAACTCACCAGAGCTGTTATCCCAGCAGAGAAAGCTCCTttctgaaaacaaagaaatcaaattaTAACACAACgagaatttaaagaaaaatacataAGAAAATTGTGTGGGGCGGAAAGACTGAAGTGTGAGGCAGATCGAAGGCAGACTCGCAGCTCTTCTAAGGTTGAAGGTTTGATCGTCCTTGACTGATGTTGAGCGGATCGACTCTGAACCAGAAAGCTGTATTTTCAGACTTACGAAGAACCTAATGAACGTTCGCTCATACAAATGTGGAAGATTATCTGAACGGAACAAGATTCTTAAGAACTCTTTAACCACGTCTTTATATGATTCCTGTTATAAAATTATATGGCTCCTTCTGCAGTTAATCCTGACGACATCAAGACCAAAAAGTGTAAGGTACAATAATTATCACACATGTTTATTTTCTAAACAAATTGTAGTGCTACTTTGGTGGGtgagtgaaagaaaaatttgtcTTAAgcaaacgaattgataaaggtcaaaggtttggaaagctgacgtttcgagcgctagaCCTTCGTCAGACCGTAAATTAATCGTCAGACCGCTCTGACgacgggctaacgctcgaaacgtcagctttccaaatcttttacgGTAGTAATtcgatctttatcaactcgttcgataaaaaaaaaaaaattacacaatCATTATTACGTAAGTTAAATGTTTAACTTAGAACAAAATTGGATAACATGCATACGCGCGATAGTACATCTTTAGCAATACTATTGCGGATAAAGGCTCAGTTTGTTTTACCTGAAAACCAAGACAAACATTACGCCGCATTGAGTTCAAGAGGGCCATTATTCTTTCTCACTTTTTCTCAACGACACAGAGTGAAGGAGCAAAGTCCAATCCCCGAAGAAGAGGCGTCTGTGAAGGCTTGTCCTTTCTTTATTTGTTACGTCATGTATCGTACATGAGAATTCCTGCTGACCATTTTCCTTCCCAGTTCCGTAAATACCTCAGTCCCAGTACTTGGCGGTCTGCTCTGTACGGTGCGCTTAAATCTCAAGATGGCCGCCGAGGTAAAGGTAAAGAAAGATGCATTTGAGCAAGGAAATCCGACCGCTGTAGAAAATCAGAACGCACTAGCAGAAGGAATCATGCAGATATTCAAACCAGCAGTCGAGGAACTTGATGACAAAGTCTTAAACGTCAGGTATTCTTGAGTGAAATATAGTTTCACTTGGGACACGGCAGCTATAACATATGATCAGTTATGGAAATCAGCCTTTACTATCGGGAGGGTAGATTCACAGGACTCTTTGAGGGTAGAGGTTTAAGAATTTAAAatcaaaaggagaaaaaagaataaaaaggaCCTTTAAAAACTCTATTACATCTTACAACACAAAGGAGTCCTTGCTGTTTTCTCTTGCACTTCTCCCCCCCTTGCCAGGACGTTTCAATGAGCTTTTTTACAAGCGGCTGCTGAAGTTAGAGCAGGCGGCTGTGACAACAAGGGGGCCGTAAGGCCCCTTTCCACTAGGGTGGGGGGTCAGGGGGCATATGCACCCacacaaatttgaaatttggaaGCTTGAAATGCAATTTCCAGCATTCTGGTcatcaaaaagagatttttttttaaagataatttttaTTGACCAAGAAGCTAATGTGTTAGATTCATTGTTAATTCATCTCTAGAAATCTTAGAAATACAGACAAAAGGCAGTAAGAGGCATGATAGGCAGTGGTAAACCACCGGTAACTGACTTTTACTGAGATCCCTGCCTTGCCCAATCCTTGCTTTGCTTTCACCTAGAAGATGTTTCCTGATTGACttattattgtaaattcaaCCATCATTTTTGTGCTTTGTGAATTTACAACAAAGTCTTGATATATTTTATAgggttttgcattcatttttagACAAAGCCAAGTTGAACTTAGAGAACAAATTGACAAGCTTTCTCAAGGTAAGGAGGTGCCCCTTCAAGTTCTTGAACGTGGGCATTAAAATTCCCCCAACCCCCATTCTCCTTAGACAACACAGGTGCCGGTGAAAATAGGATGCCTCACACCCTTCACCTTTCAAACTGGTTCAGAACCAGAAAGTAATACCTAATTAATAATTGAAGTAATCATCGGCTCTTTACTTTTCTTCTATGTCTCAAACATTTTAAAAAGCAGTGGTCAATGTTATTACAAAAAGAGTCCCAGTATGACTGCATTTATTCTGGAAACAAGTAGGGGCATTTTTTCTTGGTCTCAAGTGTTTGAATCTTTGCTTGAGGTAGCCAAGGATAGGAGTGACTACAAATAAAAATCCCTAAGTGGTTCTGGGGCTTTGGTGAAATTTATGATAAATAATGATCACTTAGACATGTCACTGATATGTGATGTGACAATTCTATCCTATCGGTTTTCTTGTGTCAGTCGATGAAGTATCAAACATGCTTTGTGTTTAGGTTTGGTTACGACTTCCTTTGGCAACATTATGCCATTTTTTTGAGAGCATTCCCAAATTTTCTATCACTTGACCTTTCTAAGGAAGAAGACCTTCTTATATTTTTTGGTCTTAGTTTAAGGTTTTTGGTGTTCAT
This genomic interval carries:
- the LOC136931886 gene encoding uncharacterized protein isoform X2; the protein is MNVRSYKCGRLSERNKILKNSLTTSLYDSCYKIIWLLLQLILTTSRPKSVSSVNTSVPVLGGLLCTVRLNLKMAAEVKVKKDAFEQGNPTAVENQNALAEGIMQIFKPAVEELDDKVLNVRVLHSFLDKAKLNLENKLTSFLKIFTGYLNFKKFQLTWSLMSKS
- the LOC136931886 gene encoding SNARE-associated protein Snapin-like isoform X1 — its product is MNVRSYKCGRLSERNKILKNSLTTSLYDSCYKIIWLLLQLILTTSRPKSVSSVNTSVPVLGGLLCTVRLNLKMAAEVKVKKDAFEQGNPTAVENQNALAEGIMQIFKPAVEELDDKVLNVRQSQVELREQIDKLSQDLHRLSELQEIPVDLEPYVKKLMNSRRRVMLVNNILQNAQERLGRLHQSVTRETAKRKALLEPSEF